Below is a window of Molothrus aeneus isolate 106 chromosome 14, BPBGC_Maene_1.0, whole genome shotgun sequence DNA.
TGCAGGGGACAGTCCCCACTCTGGCCTGCTGGTCCTCTAGCCTGAGGGGGAGGcgggaggagagggggaagcGAGGGGAGGATTGGGAAAGGCTCCCCCTTGCAGGGAGTTTGGGGGGGCTGTGGGTGACACAGCTGTTCCCTGCAAGGGgctggagtggggctggggccaGCCGTGGGCACGGTCCCCCTGGGATAACCAGGTCATCACAAGCTGAGGGAGGGGTGTCATGGGAGGAGGGATTGCCatgggagttttggggtggcATCCTGATGACCAGTGGGAACAGCCTGGGGGAACAGCCCACCCTGAGATGGAAGGGGGACACTCCTGGACTTGGGGACCTGTGGGTGTGTCCTGAGCCAGGACCATGAGGCCCCAGATGAGCCTTTCCTGCTATCTCCATACTCAATACAGATTTTGAACCTCCCAGtgcctgtctgtgtgtgttccACAGGTTGGGATTGGCAGCATGGTGGCTGTacccctgcacagcccatcTGGGTACCCTTGCCACCCAGTGTGTCCCCTCCCTAGCAGtcccacctgcagctggggcagtgtTTGGCAGGGCCCTTGCACCACTCAGGTGCAGCCAAGCATCTCCCAGATGCATCTGAGCCACATTGGATATAATAGAAGGTGAGGGGCAGCTCTTACTGGTTTAACTGGGCTCAGGAGGGACAactcctgctctctctgctcttgGCTCAGTGGTGAGTGAGGGTCTCTCTGGGCgggacagggatgtggggcTTGGATGGGCCATCCCTGGGGCCATCTCCTTTGCCTGGGCGGCTCTTGTGGGACATGGCTGTGTGAGACTGGTGTGGTGGCTGGGTGTGACACCCCAGTGACACTCTGGGCACCCCTTTCTTAGGCATGTGCTGGAAGGACTCACAGGGactgatggggacagggacttGCAGGGACTCCTGGGGCTCTTGGAGTGGGGACaggcctgtccctgtcccattcctgccaggctggcatGGGAGAGTCAACAGCACTGATACCAATCTCAGCATACTGCTCTGCGCAGGCACTTGGTCAAACAAAAGGACTGGGTAAACATTTGAGGAGCAAACACCCATAAAGGGAAATTCCCAAGAACCTTCCTGTCACCAGGGGAGCTCCGGCTCATCCCCCCAGACCTGCCCCAGTGGATTTCTCTGGGGTGAGGATGATTGTCTTGTCCCTCTTCCTTATGCTGCGGGGAGAAACAGGCCTGAGTGTAGAGAGGGGAAGGGGCTTTATTGGGGCTCATGGACAGCAAGTGCCCCAGGCCATGTCCCTCCCCCTCTGCCATGGCCAGCAGTGTGACAGGGACATGTCTGAGAACCCGCCCAGCatgggctctgtccccaggttCAGTCTGGTCCCTGCATGTCACCACTGAGTCACCTGggagagctgtgcctgcccagggaggcacCAGTATCCATTCTCTGTAGTGACTTGTCAGGCCCATGTGTCCCCAGGAGTTCAGGGATGGAACACCATCCTGCTGCCCCAAAAGAGCCTCCTCAGTGTCCTTCCATTCCCATGAGTGCCTGGTGGCTCTCCTGCCCtgaccagcaccagcaccttcCTCCCATAGtgtcacagggcagggctgggaccaACCTGTGGCTTCtagccctcagccctgcagggctgggcagggacaactcAGAGCTGGGCACTTGGGAATCCCCACATGGAGCCctgaggtgctgcagctcctggagtccAGGGCTGAGGCTATGGAACCCCCTCAGCACCCGCCTCCACTCCGTGCAGTCCCGGTCCCTCGGGTGACACTGGCCACGTGGCTGCCGTCCGTGAGGCTGTCTGCAAAGGGTGACACCAGGGCCAGGTCCAGCGTGGGCACGGGCCGGAGGCGCTGGGCGGCCCCGCGGCGCAGCCGGCCCCGGTACTTGTCCCCAGCCATGAAGTACAGGATGGGGTCCAGGCAGCTGTTGATGCTGGCCAGCGGCCGCGTGATCTTGTAGCTGAAGTTGATGATGTTGAGGGTCCTGCAGTCGGCCTGGAAGTAGCGGGAGGTGTAGTAGAGGGTGCGGGTGATGTGGAAGGGCACGAAGCAGATGGCGAAGACGGCCAGCACCACGATGATCATCTTGATTGAGCGCCTCTTATAGGAGGGCATGCGGAGGCCGGGGCTGGAGAAGCTGGGCTTGCAGAGCCGCTTGGCCATCAGGCAGTAGCACAGCACGATGACCAGGAAGGGCACCCCGAAGAGCAGGGCCATGATGGAGGAGCTGTAGTGCACATAGTGGTCGAACTCCTCAGGCTTGGTGGTGTCGTGGCACAGGGTGGTGTTGCCCTTGGAGCTGGTGGTGACGAAGATGAGGTTGGGGATGAGGCAGATGATGACCACGAGCCAGGCTGCCACACAGATGATGCGGGCGTGCTTGGTCTTCACCCACTTGAGGGAGCGGATGGGGTGGCAGATGCCCATGTAGCGGTGCACGCTGATGCAGGTGAGGAAGAGGATGCTGCTGTAGAGGTTGGCGTAGAAGAGGAAGCGCACGATcttgcacagccctgtcccGAAGGGCCAATTGTTGCGGTCGGCGTAATAATAGaccagggtgggcagggacaggacataGAGTGTGTCCGAGAGGGCCAGGTTGACCATGTAGGTGGTGGTGGCATTCCAGGGCCTCATCCTGGAGATGAACATCCACAGGGCCCAGGAGTTGAGGGGCAGCCCCACCACGAAGACGATGCTGTAGGAGACGGGCAGCAGGATGAACTTGAACTCCTCGTTGAAGACACACTTAGCCTcgggtgctgctgtgctgttctcCCCTGGCCAGGGAGCCGGCGTCGGTGTCCACAGGGAAACTGGGAACATCCTCACCGGAGTGGCCATGGTGTGCCAGCCAGACCTAGGGAGCAGTTCATAAAAGCACGCTAGTCACTGATCCCGACCATTGTCAGGCACAAAGTGTAGAAAGGAGCCAAAGCCACCAGATTTTCTCCCCCTCCAGGAGCTCCGGCCACTTTGATGGTTCTCTGGTTTTTCTCAGCTCGCGCGGGGGGAACGGACTCGGCAAAGCCTCCCCTCCGCAGGCCCTTCACTGACACTCATTAATCAACCATTAATCACCCGTTAATTACCCCTTTGCGTTGACGCAGGGACTGCCGTGCTACGCGGAGCCGGGAGCGGGCCGGGGACGGAGCCCCGCGCCggccccctgggcacagccccacggCCCCGCCGAACAATGAGACCCTGATGAGCACCAGTAGCCCCCGGCCGGGGCCGGCGCTGCCTCTTGGAAGCTGCCTCAGCCTAATTGGCACCATCCTGACAATGCCGCTGCTCCCGGAGGGCTCCTTGGGAGAAGAAAGGCGGGAGGAGAAGAAAGGCTGGTCTGGGGGAATGTTGTGGCCCGGAGAAATCCTGGGGGGGCTGTTAAAGGAGCCTTTGGAAGAGAGTGTCCCTGGACAGCGAGGAGCCGCTGGCTGCTGGGTTTGTCCGTAGGGAAGGATGAGCTGAGCCCTGTGGAGAGGAGCTGCCGGAGCCAAGTCccagctgaaggcagagcaAGCTCACAAGGCAGGCAGgaccctcctggctgtgctgggatcagaGGCTGGGATCTGTGGATTCCTGGGAAGTTGGAAGGAGGATAAGCTGTCAAAGTTCAGAGCTCTCTTCTCGAGGGAAAAGGAAGGGTCTGCCACCTCCATGGTGTCCAGCAAAGGATCAGTGAGGGCTGCCTGGGACTTGACCCCTCCACACCCTCCACCATCCCTGCTGAAACGACACCTTCAGCAGAGGATGGATGCTTGGATGAGTAACCTGGGAGCAggagtgctgtgctgctggcagagatCAGGGTGTAGCCAAAACCATGTTTGATGGAGGAGACGTGCGAGTATCTCCAATTCCTTTTGTCCAGAGCTCACCCAGGAGGTGATGGGCACCAGGACAGAGGAGGACTCAGGGCTCAGGGATGCACTTaactggagctggtgctgcaagGTGGAAGGACACATCTTCTCAGGCTCCTTCATCCCTTGGCTCCCTCATCATCCCCCTCCTGTTTCCCTTTGCCCTGAGGATGTGCAGGCTTCTCCCAGCAGGAATATCTTTGGGGTGTCTCTGTGGGATCATCCCTGCCACGCCCTGCCTGGGGAGATACCTGGGGTTGACAGAGATGCCCATAAATGACTCAGCAGGCAGATGGGACAGCGGgggcccctccagccctgctcccggGGCTCTGTTTGAGTTGCGGGCTGAGCTCCGGGCCCACATCCAACACCCAGCGGCTCCTGGCCCGCTACAGCTCCCGCCTTTATTGCAGGGATGAGTTCAGAGAGCAACAGGCAGGTCCTGATCAAACATTAACAGTGGGGAGAACTTGGTTTGTTTTCTCAGAACTAGGAGGGAAAACAGGTGGTAGGAAAACCTGAGCTTGCCAGCAAGGTGCCAGTGGTGGTCCTGGCCTGGCAGCCAcatgtccccaggctgctgaggaCATGAGGGACCAGGAGATTTTGTTTCCTCTTCCAACCTCTGAGTGCAAAGGAGCACAAAGCTTTGAGCCTgaccaaggcagagctgctgcaggatcaGTGTTCGTGACACAGGTCACCAACCAATTAAGATATGGAGAAGACAGTACATAAAAGTTAATAataaagtgtgaaaaatgcatgagGAAAAATCCTGAGCAGCTGTGGACTGCTGGACTGCTCAGAGGAGAGCACAGGCACCCAGCCTCTGGCAGCTGACACAGCCTGAGCACAGTCAGCAGTGGGATTTAACCATTCCCAAGCACATTCCTTTGAGGATAACCACTGAAATATAGAAATGCAGAAGATGACATTTGGCAAGTTATTTCTTAACAAATTTCTTGCTTCCTTATCTTAGTCACGACCAAAATCAGTGATTGAAATTAATGAATCACATTGGTCTAGCCTGAGGATACATCACCACCAGCCCCAATCCTATTTCTTGCTGACATTCCTAGCCAAACTATCCTTGGCTGTGGGATTTTGAGGAGAGATTGAGGTTGGGACTGATTGttggaggaggagatggaaggCACCGCAGAGGAAGGATGTGGAGCTGGGAGATGGAAGGTGTTGCAGGAAGAGGTGATGCTCTTGTTCTGCCCATTTTGTGGATGTACAAGGAACGCTGCAGAACTCCTTATCCATGGCAGGCACATCCCCCAGGGATGGTGTCTTTGCAGTGGTTTTCCCCAGGAAGCAGCAAGGGGGGGtcctggaaaaggcagcaatAGCCGTGGGGCagtgggaaggggcaggggcCAGCCATGTGACACACGTTGAGGGCACACGATGCCCTTGGCCACAGAATTGGCAGCTTTTCCCTGGCTCCTGGTCTGGCAGATGTTCCCAGCCAGAACTGTCCTTTGGCCCCACTGGCAGCACCAGTTCTGGTGGGATCTgagggctcccccagccctggggattCATGGAGGTGTTGGAAAGGCTCCAGTAAAATGGAGGAGTGGGACAACACCAGAGCAGAATCTGCCCTGGAGCCAAAGTCCTGCTGGTGGGACAGGATGGGAATGGTGGTGCTGGGGaccatggagcagcagcaggagctcagagaGGGGATGTGAAAGCAGATTTTGGAGCAGCTGCCAAGGGATGGGTGAGCTTGGAccggctgctgctggagcatggGAAAAGCAGGGCTTTTCTCCTCGGCTAAGCCCTTGAAAATTGCAAAACAAGGAGAAATTATGCAAAACATCCTTCAGAAGGACCCTTGTCCCTGATCGCCACGTGGTTGGTGCAGCCAAAGCCCCGGCACAAGGGGATGTGACCTAATTCCAATCCTTCCCCTCGCCTGGAAGAGCAGCCAAGGCACGCTCTGCCGGGACACCTCCCCGGGGACACCAGCAGGGTCGGGCGTTTCCCTCACTGTCCACCCCATCCCCTGGCCTGAGGTgaccctggcagggtgggggtgAGGGTTCCCTTCCAGCCTTGCTgggctggccctgtccccacctcgctgggagcaggcaggagcccaCGGTGTCAGGCTGAGCCAGAGCACCTCCAGGGCAGCTTCAACCCATGATGAGACAGATTTgggggatggagaggaggatGAAGGAGAGGAGGGGGACACGCTGGGGCGGATGAAGGCCTTCAGTGACAGAGGAAAGAGGTGGCATGTTAGAGAGGAGGAGGCACAGAGGGCTTTGGGGGTGGTGGAGGGCTGGTGAGAAGTGGCTGACCCCCACCCTgcacccacccagccctgcagatcccatctctgtcccttgccccagagcccagctgtgaCCTCgtgacagggcagggctgtccctcccGGCTGTCACCAAACAGGGGCTGTCCCGGCTCACCTGCAGACCGGGGCGGCTCTCAGGAGTGGGGCCCCCACGGGGACAGCCTGTTCCCCTCTCGGGACGGGGCCAtgcccgggggctgcgggcggctCTGGCCCTGCCGTGCTGAGTGTGCCCGCTCCCGCTTCCCGCGGCCGGGAGCAAAgtgcccagggaaggcagggctggaggcggGCAGAGgcggaggcaggagctgccgcagggctcagccccactGCGCTCCCATCCCTCTGCTGCCCTCGCAGGCTTTGGGCCACCTGCAGCCCCCGGACATGGGGCATGGTGGCCTCTCCCATGCTGTCACAGCCCTTTTTCCAGGAAAGGGGAAGGCTCCTCAACCACGAGGGCATAGCCCCTCATCCATGGGCACCGTGTCCCCCCGCCCGTGGTGAccacatccctctgcccatgGGGACCGTGGTCACTCAACCACAAGGTCCATAGTCCCTCACCCACGGGCTGTGTCCCTCTGCCCACGGTGACCACAGCCCGTCTCTAATGGAGACCACAGTCCCTCAGCCACTTGGGTCacagtccccatccctggggcccctcgcccgccccaggacagccccgctgcccccggggTCCCGCAGTGCCCGCAGCGCTGCTCGCTggcccccagccctgaggggcGATCCTGGGGACAAAGGTGGCCACTGCCACCTTGAGGCCAGCCCGGGCATCGTGTCCCCGAAGCGGAGCCACCGCGCGTGTGGCGCAGCCAGGACACGGCCAGATCCCCGTGTGTTTGGGGAGtgcccctctccctgtgccGAGCAGAGCGGGCGGGTCAAGGGCTGTGACACCCGTCAGCtttgccatgggcaaggacagcCGCGAGGGCTGGGATCTGCAGGATTCCCATGGGAATGCAGAGAGCTGTGGGGCAATGCCTTGGTGCTTTCTCCACCTTGCTCGGcattttttctccctgcctTTTCGCAGAAGCAGGTGAGCAAACACACACCCAGTCCCTGACGCTTTATTCTGGAGAGTGAGAGCAAAGGGAAGCGGCGCAGCGGcctgggaagctgtgctggagggaagTTCCTCCGGGagcactgagcagggctgggcaggagggagcagctccgAGGGCACGGGGGTGCGCAGGGCACAGGTGTCGCTACATCCTGGCAGGCTGCGGGTCGGCgggaggagcaggctgagcctcCAGCTCCAAGGCACCGAGCGCTCCCCGCTTCCCGAGCGGCCTCGGCGCCGCCCGGCAGGGCCGCGGTGGCGGCTCCAGGACGGGCTGGGTCTGGCGCCGTGggagctcctgcctgtcccccctgccctgcgGGGACACCTGGTCAGGTTGGCTCAGGTGAGTGGCCGCATACAGCGAGCAGTCGCCCAGCCCCAGCGCGTCCCTCGTCAGGACGGCTGATTTGGGTCTCTTGTGGTGGCCAGctctgggggggctcaggggatgCCCAGGCATCAGTGGCCCACAGCGGGGCCGGCCGCAccactgctcctcctctgcGGGTAACGGGACCCGCGGTCCAGCGGGGCTCCGGCAGCGCTGGCCCCCGGCCGGGCCCTCTCCCTGCTTCCTGGGGGCTTCTCCGGGGGCCGGGAGCCACGCGTTGGGCACCCCCTCGAAGATGAAGTAGGCAGGGTTGGTGTAGCCGGTGGCCGGCTCCGGGAGGCTGCGGGGGCGGCTCCTGCGAAGCGCACGGAGGGAAAGGGCTCAGCATCCCCCCAGTCTGGGGCTGCGGCACGGCCGAGCCCGCCCGGGGTACCTGAGGCGCTGCGGGGCTGGCTTGGGGCACGTCGGGGGCTCTGCCGCCGGctcagcatcctcctcctcaaaGCTGATCCACTCTGCAAAGGCAGCGAGGTCTGGCCTCACCCCACGGCTCGGGGCCAGAGGGAAAGGTGGCCCAGGATGTCCCAGGGCACCGGGAGGGGGCGGCGAGCGGCCGCCGTTACCGTAGAGCCGCTCGCGGGTGCCGCTCCGGCCCCGGGGGACCCGGACCCGCATCCAGCCGCGCACGGAGCCCGTCTCCTCGCCGCGGTGAAACAGGAACGTCTCGAACTGCTGGGCCGTGCTGCCGATCGCTGACCTCAGGGCCAGGCAGCACTCGCCTGCGGGCACAGCGGGAGCCCCCCGTGAGCAGCAGCACCCGGAGCAGGGTGGATGCCAGGGTCCCTCCTGCCAAGCTCCAGCTACCAACCTCACACCCAGCAGGCTGTAACCTGGGGAGCTGTGCTTGGCACCCCCCTGCCACCATGGTGGCCCCAGTGTCACCATCCCCACGTACCGTAGGACTCGCAGCTCTCCACTCCCTTGATGCTGAGGAGCAGGTGCTGGTCCCCCAGGTACTCCAGGTCGGGCAGGATGGGGTTCAGCTGTGCACAGAGAGGGGAGGCTTGGGGGGGCTGACAAGgggtggggggcacagggaggctcTGTCCTGGGTGGTGGtgacagctgcagctccccttgGGGCTCAAGGCACAGAGccagaggcagggatggggatgaggatgctCCAGGGCTGCGCACCACAGGCAGATGCTTGGAGGACCAGCCCAGCTTGAGGAACCCAGGGATGTCACAGTTCTGGAAGGTGTTCTCCCCGCTCCGCTGCACCtctggaggggacagaggggcacacagctccagccaggccAGGTCACCCCCACAGCCACGCCCAGCACCCCAGGCACCCCTCACCCTCCAGGCAGTGGGAGTGGAACTCGATGTAGCACTTGCTGCGGCTCGTGGTTTTCAGGATCACCTCAATGCTCTCCCACTCAATGCAGGCCAGCGCCTCGGggccagagccaggagctgcaggcaggtcctggcaggtcAGTGTGTGCCAGGGCTCACCCCAAACCTGGCCTGAGGGGTGACAGACCCCAGCCCTTACCCTCCTTGGGCACAAACTGAGACGTCACTCCCACCTCAAAGGTGGCAAAGACAGGTGAGTGGTCACTGGTCACGATGTCATCAGTGCAGCCTGGATGGCAGGAGGGACAGCTTGGGGAGGGTCCCGGAGCCCTGGGTCTGGGGCAGCACTGGCCACCCCTGGCTGTTGTGTCCCCAGGGTCTCACTCACCGTAGGAGTTACAGACCACGTGGGTCTCTGGGTGTGACTTCCACAGGATGCGGTCACACCATGAGGGGACATTGATCCTCATCTACAAATAGAGA
It encodes the following:
- the P2RY4 gene encoding P2Y purinoceptor 4, with protein sequence MATPVRMFPVSLWTPTPAPWPGENSTAAPEAKCVFNEEFKFILLPVSYSIVFVVGLPLNSWALWMFISRMRPWNATTTYMVNLALSDTLYVLSLPTLVYYYADRNNWPFGTGLCKIVRFLFYANLYSSILFLTCISVHRYMGICHPIRSLKWVKTKHARIICVAAWLVVIICLIPNLIFVTTSSKGNTTLCHDTTKPEEFDHYVHYSSSIMALLFGVPFLVIVLCYCLMAKRLCKPSFSSPGLRMPSYKRRSIKMIIVVLAVFAICFVPFHITRTLYYTSRYFQADCRTLNIINFSYKITRPLASINSCLDPILYFMAGDKYRGRLRRGAAQRLRPVPTLDLALVSPFADSLTDGSHVASVTRGTGTARSGGGC